In the Prochlorococcus sp. MIT 1307 genome, one interval contains:
- the lptC gene encoding LPS export ABC transporter periplasmic protein LptC has protein sequence MRNKIFYTINSLITNSALLLLSGCSTNIISNNKSTEFEFNKLDLTRTKVNGEIEWKLTSPEARFQRDTKMIRAKKTLLQLYSSNKPKFNIIADTLTSLNNVNLVLLEGNIQLKQLDKKNMLITGDILTWNVKENTIQINQNPIIYSNNSSIKSSELILNIPSNLVSFKGKTEFLIVSDNFLSLSSDKFSIISIDPIWNIESGEIYSSKKVIGQRITKQAKEDFIITAKSLKGNTLKKYINLYGCRLEKPTLAITEADYCKVDMHINSSNKNLIEATNIDTNNLSPLKVKSKSERVQFISTKKRVRTILRPRNLIKSLKIIESN, from the coding sequence ATGAGAAATAAAATCTTTTATACCATTAATAGCCTGATAACTAACTCTGCATTATTACTACTCTCTGGCTGCTCCACTAATATTATTAGTAATAACAAATCCACAGAATTTGAATTTAATAAATTAGATTTAACGAGAACTAAAGTAAATGGAGAAATAGAATGGAAGTTAACAAGTCCAGAAGCACGTTTTCAAAGAGATACTAAGATGATAAGAGCTAAAAAAACCTTATTACAACTTTATTCCTCCAACAAGCCTAAATTTAATATTATAGCCGATACATTAACCTCTTTAAATAATGTTAACTTAGTTTTACTAGAAGGAAATATTCAATTAAAACAACTTGATAAAAAAAACATGTTAATTACAGGAGATATTCTTACATGGAACGTAAAAGAAAATACTATTCAGATTAACCAGAATCCAATTATCTACTCGAACAATTCATCTATAAAATCGTCGGAACTAATACTTAATATACCTTCTAATCTAGTTTCTTTTAAAGGAAAAACCGAATTCCTTATAGTTTCAGATAATTTTCTATCCCTATCAAGTGATAAATTCTCAATTATAAGTATAGATCCTATTTGGAATATAGAGTCAGGAGAGATATATAGTTCAAAAAAAGTTATCGGACAACGTATTACTAAGCAAGCAAAAGAAGATTTTATAATAACTGCTAAATCTCTTAAGGGTAATACTTTGAAAAAGTATATTAATCTTTATGGCTGTAGATTAGAGAAACCAACATTAGCTATAACTGAAGCAGATTATTGTAAGGTTGATATGCATATAAATTCTTCAAATAAAAATTTAATAGAAGCAACTAACATAGATACTAATAACTTATCTCCACTAAAAGTCAAATCAAAAAGCGAGAGGGTTCAATTTATATCAACTAAAAAAAGAGTTCGAACAATACTAAGACCTAGAAATCTAATCAAATCTTTAAAAATTATTGAGTCGAATTGA
- the metG gene encoding methionine--tRNA ligase translates to MSFVITTPLYYVNDKPHLGSTYTTLACDALARFHRLEGEKVIFITGVDEHGQKIQRKAESLHTNPQQHCDQITRSYIDQWKSWHITYDRFVRTTSKNHQNLVNQFFSRVKSSNDIYIGHQTGWYCVGCEEYKDVEEDKDIEEDNKPFCTIHQKQLEWRDEENLFFRLSKYQSHIEDLIADNDFILPTSRANEIRNFVQTGLKDFSISRVNLSWGIPVPGFKGHTFYVWFDALLGYLTAILDDGYEIDIERLNQLEWPASIHVIGKDIIRFHAVYWPAMLISAGLEVPKQLFGHGFLTSEGRKMGKSLGNVLDPTQLLKTYGNEPIRWFLLSDIQFGNDGDFQQRRFIDLVNNDLANTIGNMLNRSVSMSRKWFNNSVPSFNYSLSDNSILATKSLDSIEIVRTNLRYLRFHEASSSIVNLAKYANVFINEQEPWKKIKDQSQTKEVAMIIYEVLETARIIGVMLTPLVPNLSSKILTQLSCESDYKEWQTKLQWGLLKQGSILPKPEPLITKIETGIHNEK, encoded by the coding sequence ATGTCCTTTGTAATTACAACTCCACTTTATTACGTAAATGACAAACCCCATTTGGGTAGCACATATACAACATTAGCATGTGATGCTTTAGCTCGGTTTCATAGACTAGAGGGTGAGAAAGTTATATTTATTACAGGTGTAGACGAACATGGTCAAAAAATACAGCGTAAAGCTGAATCACTTCATACCAATCCTCAACAGCACTGTGATCAAATAACCAGAAGTTATATTGATCAATGGAAGAGCTGGCATATAACCTATGATAGGTTTGTTAGAACTACTAGCAAAAATCACCAAAACCTTGTCAATCAGTTTTTTAGTCGGGTTAAGTCCTCTAATGATATTTATATAGGACATCAAACAGGATGGTATTGTGTTGGCTGTGAAGAATATAAGGATGTAGAAGAAGATAAGGATATAGAAGAAGATAATAAACCCTTCTGTACAATTCATCAAAAGCAACTCGAATGGAGAGATGAAGAGAATCTTTTTTTTAGATTATCTAAGTATCAGTCTCATATAGAAGATCTTATCGCAGATAATGACTTTATTCTTCCCACATCTCGTGCTAACGAAATAAGGAATTTTGTACAAACTGGTCTTAAGGACTTTTCTATATCTCGAGTTAATTTAAGTTGGGGTATACCTGTACCAGGTTTTAAAGGTCATACATTCTATGTATGGTTTGACGCTCTTTTAGGTTATCTAACAGCTATATTGGATGACGGTTATGAAATAGACATTGAGCGATTGAATCAGCTAGAATGGCCGGCTTCAATTCATGTAATAGGTAAGGATATTATCAGGTTCCACGCAGTTTATTGGCCAGCTATGCTTATATCAGCTGGCTTAGAAGTTCCAAAGCAATTGTTTGGACATGGTTTTTTAACTAGTGAGGGAAGAAAAATGGGTAAGTCTCTTGGTAATGTTCTTGACCCAACCCAGTTGTTGAAAACTTATGGCAACGAACCTATTAGATGGTTTCTTTTAAGTGATATACAATTTGGTAATGATGGCGACTTCCAGCAAAGACGCTTTATTGATTTAGTGAATAATGATTTAGCTAATACAATTGGAAATATGCTAAATAGATCAGTCTCTATGTCTAGAAAATGGTTCAACAATTCAGTGCCATCATTTAATTATTCTTTGAGTGATAATTCTATACTTGCTACTAAATCACTAGATTCAATTGAGATAGTACGTACCAATCTACGATATTTAAGATTTCATGAAGCATCATCATCGATAGTTAATTTAGCGAAGTATGCGAATGTATTCATAAATGAGCAAGAGCCCTGGAAAAAAATAAAGGATCAATCGCAAACAAAAGAGGTAGCCATGATAATCTATGAGGTATTAGAAACTGCTCGGATTATAGGTGTTATGCTTACACCATTGGTTCCTAACTTAAGTAGTAAAATATTAACACAACTTTCTTGTGAATCTGATTATAAGGAGTGGCAAACAAAACTACAATGGGGTCTTCTCAAACAAGGCTCGATTCTTCCTAAGCCTGAACCACTGATCACTAAAATTGAAACAGGAATACACAATGAGAAATAA
- a CDS encoding ribonuclease catalytic domain-containing protein — MEYESKLNIELTSQIFSTSLESKDAYNKRCNQLLLNKKLLDLTHLKTYTIDDHETFEIDDAISLDIKDGRRIVWIHISDPSTFIPINSQIDLEARKKSTSIYLSTTTQPMLPRDLVENNFSLKAGKKTATLSISIELDNEGNILNYNIQRGFISPRYNLTYDEANELIDYAPPEENDLSELSNLLNKRREWRKVNGAIFLEQPYGRLKVIEGKQIIQITEPSMSRKLVSESMILFGTIVAKYAKKMSIPIPFRSQHRTRNTNSLIRGSHHLAILNSSIKQNLPKATTSTKAGYHFSLGLDCYSQATSPLRRYTDLLVHRQVLGTLDKMSIYSEEEISDILTSLMISHKQSIDIMREDLLSSQRNWFLKNKEKIWQTFFLRRLSKTQGVTLLYFKELEMDLACHLNSLGEWNIGDKLEIIFNDIPDSSKILSFKLVK; from the coding sequence TTGGAATACGAGTCAAAATTAAATATTGAATTAACTTCCCAAATATTTTCTACATCTTTAGAAAGTAAAGATGCTTACAACAAAAGATGCAATCAATTACTATTAAATAAAAAACTACTAGATTTAACACATTTAAAAACATATACAATAGATGATCATGAAACATTCGAGATTGACGACGCAATATCTTTAGATATTAAAGATGGTCGAAGGATAGTTTGGATTCATATATCTGATCCATCTACATTCATCCCAATTAATAGTCAAATTGATTTAGAAGCAAGAAAAAAATCTACTAGTATATATTTATCTACCACTACCCAGCCTATGCTACCTAGGGATTTAGTGGAAAATAATTTTAGTTTAAAAGCTGGTAAAAAAACAGCAACTTTGAGTATATCAATCGAATTGGATAATGAAGGCAATATTCTAAATTATAATATTCAACGAGGGTTTATAAGCCCTAGATATAATTTAACTTATGATGAAGCAAATGAACTGATCGATTATGCCCCTCCAGAAGAGAATGATCTATCAGAACTATCAAACTTATTAAACAAGAGGAGAGAATGGAGAAAAGTCAATGGAGCCATTTTTTTAGAACAACCATATGGTCGCTTAAAAGTTATAGAAGGCAAACAAATCATACAAATTACTGAGCCTTCAATGTCAAGAAAATTAGTTAGCGAAAGTATGATACTTTTTGGAACAATAGTAGCTAAATATGCCAAAAAAATGTCTATACCTATCCCTTTCAGATCTCAACATAGAACCAGAAATACTAATAGTTTAATAAGAGGAAGTCATCATTTGGCTATATTAAACTCTTCGATAAAACAGAATTTACCTAAAGCTACTACTAGTACTAAAGCAGGTTATCATTTTAGTCTGGGACTAGATTGCTATTCTCAAGCAACTTCACCACTTAGAAGATATACAGATCTATTGGTACACAGGCAAGTACTTGGCACATTGGATAAAATGTCTATTTATTCCGAAGAAGAAATCTCAGATATATTGACATCATTAATGATAAGTCATAAGCAATCTATAGACATAATGAGAGAAGATTTATTAAGTTCCCAGAGAAATTGGTTCTTAAAAAATAAAGAGAAAATATGGCAGACTTTCTTCTTAAGAAGACTAAGCAAAACTCAAGGAGTAACTTTATTGTATTTTAAAGAATTAGAAATGGATTTGGCTTGCCATTTAAATTCATTAGGAGAATGGAATATAGGAGATAAATTGGAGATTATTTTTAATGATATACCCGATTCGTCCAAGATATTATCATTTAAGCTTGTTAAATAA
- the rpsR gene encoding 30S ribosomal protein S18 has product MSNSFFKQKLSPIKPGDPIDFKDVDLLKKFITDRGKILPRRLTGLTAKQQRDLTTAVKRARIVALLPFVNPEG; this is encoded by the coding sequence ATGTCAAACTCTTTTTTCAAGCAAAAACTCTCACCTATCAAACCTGGTGATCCTATTGATTTTAAAGATGTGGATCTCCTAAAGAAATTTATTACAGATCGTGGAAAAATTTTGCCAAGACGTCTTACTGGACTTACTGCAAAGCAGCAAAGAGACTTAACTACAGCCGTAAAACGAGCTAGAATTGTTGCACTATTACCATTTGTCAACCCAGAAGGCTAG
- the rpmG gene encoding 50S ribosomal protein L33 — translation MAKSKGVRIVITLECTECRSNPAKRSPGVSRYTTEKNRRNTTERLEIKKFCTHCNKSTPHKEIK, via the coding sequence ATGGCAAAAAGCAAGGGCGTCCGGATCGTGATCACTCTTGAGTGCACTGAATGCCGGTCCAATCCCGCCAAGCGCTCTCCTGGAGTGTCTAGATACACCACCGAGAAGAACCGCCGGAATACAACCGAACGGCTGGAAATCAAAAAGTTCTGCACCCACTGCAACAAATCAACTCCTCATAAGGAGATCAAATGA
- the pheT gene encoding phenylalanine--tRNA ligase subunit beta produces MRVALSWLREMVNIHIPHEELAEKLSVAGFEVESIDDLSSLAKDVVVGFVEKKDRHPNASKLSVCKVNLGNNKIVQIVCGAKNVRSGIHVPVATIGCHLPAKGLEIKKTEIRGVTSEGMICSLEELGKVSESDGICVLEELINTVPKPGEPISGLIGLDETIIELAITANRPDGMSMIGIAKEVSAIIKSELLINTLEPTIIFEKYKNINLSTKSKIYSISLIEGLNENKKSDSIIQRRIESAGINSKNCIVDITNYVMLELGQPLHAFDADRLEEITQKVVDYESFDMREAKDGESFTDLLGVNHKLTKEVTLITCHNKAIAIAGVIGSKDSAVNTETKRIWLESAVFSPTTVRASSRSVGIRNESSSRYEKGVANELTLIAAERAINLLSKTMNCKLISSNYCSNNINTKLEIKLRKKRVQKLLGLVKNISENGNYMVDCKGSKIENDGEELFRELNEKEIESSLISLGCILKTINDGWIVEVPPLRKNDLTREIDLIEEIARVIGFDMFKVNLPDPLVPGRLNARQKTERNIRDILCCSGLQEVTTFSLVGKDPDQLNMVEIRNPLLVETSNLRTNLWEEHLRVCDRNLKSGKKGVWIYEIGKRYKMHDDGIQEEGILGGIICGENRLEKWNTNGKVKGLNYYEARGKLTQMFMRLKLNVEDRVMIDQDNILHPGKSANVILEGKVLGKFGQLHPSISDEKDLPKDTYIFEILIKPLIDAATRKNKLLVSFKEYNTKPFLERDISMILPRSSNSSKAIAIIKKEGKPLLETVELIDRYEGENLKSDECSLTFRMRYRDDNKNLTDTDIIPTLEKIRKVLANKLLADLRS; encoded by the coding sequence ATGAGGGTTGCATTGTCCTGGCTAAGGGAAATGGTCAATATCCATATTCCACATGAGGAATTGGCCGAGAAGCTATCAGTAGCTGGTTTTGAGGTCGAATCAATTGATGACCTTTCATCTTTGGCAAAAGATGTTGTTGTCGGATTTGTCGAAAAAAAGGATCGGCACCCCAACGCAAGCAAATTGAGTGTGTGCAAAGTCAATTTAGGAAATAACAAAATAGTTCAGATAGTTTGTGGAGCAAAGAATGTACGAAGTGGTATTCATGTTCCAGTTGCCACTATTGGATGCCATCTTCCCGCAAAAGGATTGGAAATTAAAAAAACAGAAATTAGAGGTGTAACTAGTGAAGGAATGATATGTTCTCTAGAAGAACTAGGCAAAGTTTCAGAATCAGATGGCATATGTGTTTTAGAAGAATTAATCAATACAGTTCCGAAACCAGGAGAGCCAATTTCAGGATTAATTGGACTTGATGAGACAATTATTGAATTAGCAATAACCGCAAACCGTCCAGATGGGATGTCAATGATTGGAATTGCTAAGGAAGTATCAGCTATAATAAAATCTGAATTATTGATTAATACATTAGAGCCAACTATTATTTTCGAAAAATACAAAAATATTAATTTATCAACTAAATCTAAAATTTATAGCATCTCTTTAATTGAAGGATTAAACGAAAATAAAAAATCAGATAGTATTATTCAAAGAAGAATTGAATCTGCAGGAATTAATTCTAAAAATTGCATAGTTGATATAACTAACTATGTAATGCTTGAACTAGGCCAACCATTACATGCTTTTGACGCTGATCGACTAGAAGAAATCACACAAAAAGTTGTGGATTACGAAAGCTTTGATATGAGAGAGGCAAAGGATGGAGAAAGTTTTACTGATCTATTAGGAGTAAATCATAAACTAACAAAAGAAGTAACATTAATAACATGTCATAATAAAGCGATAGCTATAGCAGGAGTTATTGGAAGCAAAGATAGTGCAGTAAATACCGAAACAAAAAGGATATGGCTAGAATCTGCTGTGTTTTCACCTACTACAGTAAGAGCATCATCCAGATCTGTTGGAATAAGAAATGAATCAAGTAGTCGATATGAAAAGGGTGTTGCTAATGAGTTGACATTAATAGCAGCAGAAAGGGCCATAAACCTTTTAAGTAAAACTATGAATTGTAAGCTCATTAGTAGTAATTACTGTAGTAATAATATAAATACAAAATTAGAGATAAAACTCAGAAAAAAAAGAGTACAAAAGTTGCTTGGTTTAGTGAAAAATATTAGTGAAAATGGTAATTATATGGTAGATTGTAAAGGTTCTAAAATAGAAAATGATGGAGAAGAGCTATTTAGGGAGTTGAATGAAAAAGAAATAGAAAGCTCCTTAATTAGCTTAGGTTGCATATTAAAAACTATAAATGATGGATGGATTGTAGAGGTACCACCACTACGGAAAAACGATTTAACAAGAGAGATTGATTTAATAGAGGAAATTGCAAGGGTAATTGGATTTGATATGTTTAAAGTAAATTTACCAGATCCATTAGTACCTGGTAGACTAAACGCAAGACAAAAAACTGAGAGAAATATAAGAGATATACTTTGCTGTTCCGGATTACAAGAAGTAACTACATTTTCTCTTGTAGGCAAAGATCCAGATCAATTAAATATGGTTGAAATAAGAAACCCTTTATTAGTTGAAACAAGTAATTTGAGAACAAATCTTTGGGAAGAACACTTAAGGGTGTGTGACAGAAATCTTAAATCAGGAAAAAAAGGTGTTTGGATATACGAAATCGGCAAAAGATATAAGATGCATGATGATGGTATTCAAGAGGAAGGAATTTTAGGAGGAATAATTTGTGGTGAGAATAGGCTTGAGAAATGGAATACAAATGGGAAGGTTAAAGGATTAAATTATTACGAGGCTCGTGGTAAGTTAACACAAATGTTTATGAGGCTTAAGCTTAATGTCGAAGACAGAGTAATGATTGACCAGGATAATATCCTACATCCAGGTAAATCAGCAAATGTTATATTGGAAGGAAAGGTACTTGGAAAGTTTGGACAATTACATCCTTCTATTTCTGACGAAAAGGATTTACCCAAAGATACCTATATATTTGAGATATTAATTAAGCCACTTATTGATGCAGCGACACGTAAAAACAAACTACTTGTATCATTTAAGGAATATAATACTAAGCCCTTTTTAGAAAGAGACATCTCCATGATTCTACCAAGATCGTCTAATTCATCAAAGGCAATAGCCATTATTAAAAAGGAAGGGAAGCCTCTTTTAGAAACAGTTGAATTGATAGATAGATATGAGGGAGAAAATTTAAAATCAGATGAATGTAGTCTAACCTTTAGAATGAGGTATAGAGATGATAATAAGAATTTAACTGATACTGATATAATTCCAACTCTCGAGAAGATTAGAAAAGTGTTGGCTAATAAACTTTTAGCTGACTTAAGAAGTTGA
- the rlmD gene encoding 23S rRNA (uracil(1939)-C(5))-methyltransferase RlmD, giving the protein MPSKLSSNLPKPGKIVLVTCKDIDNIGFGLSEWNKWLLVTPDLLPGEIANVEITYRHGSRWFTKLKQIINISPERIKPPCAVADDCGSCSIQHISINEQWNLKTKHLKDVLIRIAEINDPVIDYRYKEYVQINDYRNRAIIPVRLTSNRKLLFGYYRRNTHEIVDTDNCLVLDSRINHFIISIKSDLNSYLNNYSKFYTDIQCLKHISLRIGVNTGEILLTFISNSELTQVFKQLADLWFNRWKNVVGVTANIQPNDNNVIFGDKTITLIGKNRLMESLCGLRFALKTTTFFQLNTKKTEAIIHNLLKVFNQSGITTIVDCYCGVGTFSLPLSKLGYNIFGIEIHQQSIIQAKYNARINHIQNCKFFCGDVKGILDLVLDANCGLVLDPPRKGLEKNVVDIIKDKKPSLIAYLSCNPSTLARDIKLICLNNSYVLDTAFPIDFFPHTTHLETLAILVRSTS; this is encoded by the coding sequence ATGCCATCAAAGCTTTCTTCAAATCTACCAAAGCCAGGAAAGATAGTCTTAGTTACTTGCAAAGACATAGATAATATCGGATTTGGTTTGTCGGAATGGAACAAATGGCTACTAGTTACTCCTGACTTATTACCTGGCGAAATAGCTAATGTGGAGATTACATATCGACATGGTTCTAGGTGGTTTACCAAGTTAAAACAAATAATTAATATCTCACCAGAGAGAATAAAACCACCTTGTGCAGTAGCTGATGATTGCGGTAGTTGCTCAATTCAACATATTAGTATCAATGAACAATGGAATTTAAAGACAAAGCATCTCAAAGATGTTCTAATTAGAATAGCGGAAATAAATGATCCTGTAATTGACTATAGATATAAGGAATATGTTCAGATAAATGATTATAGAAACAGGGCTATTATACCTGTTCGCTTAACGTCAAATAGGAAACTTTTATTTGGTTATTATAGACGTAATACTCACGAAATTGTTGATACAGATAATTGTTTAGTACTTGACTCAAGAATCAATCATTTCATTATTAGTATTAAGTCGGATCTAAATTCTTATTTAAATAACTATTCTAAATTTTATACTGATATTCAATGTTTAAAGCATATTTCCCTACGTATAGGTGTAAACACTGGAGAGATATTGCTCACTTTTATATCTAATAGTGAATTAACTCAAGTTTTTAAACAATTAGCAGATCTATGGTTTAATAGATGGAAAAATGTTGTTGGTGTTACTGCTAATATTCAACCTAATGATAATAATGTAATTTTTGGAGATAAAACAATCACCTTGATTGGAAAAAATAGATTAATGGAAAGCTTATGTGGACTAAGGTTCGCCTTGAAAACAACCACTTTCTTTCAATTAAATACCAAAAAAACTGAAGCCATAATACATAATTTACTAAAAGTATTTAATCAGTCAGGCATCACTACAATTGTTGATTGCTATTGTGGTGTAGGTACCTTCTCATTACCTTTATCTAAGTTGGGATATAATATCTTTGGTATTGAAATTCATCAACAATCTATTATCCAAGCTAAATATAATGCTAGAATTAATCACATTCAGAATTGTAAGTTCTTCTGTGGAGATGTTAAAGGAATTTTAGATTTAGTACTTGATGCAAACTGTGGCTTGGTACTTGACCCTCCTCGAAAGGGATTGGAGAAGAATGTAGTAGATATTATAAAAGATAAGAAGCCTAGCTTAATAGCCTATTTGAGTTGTAATCCTTCTACTCTTGCACGAGATATCAAATTAATTTGTTTGAATAACTCTTATGTTCTTGATACCGCATTTCCTATAGATTTTTTTCCACATACTACGCATCTTGAAACCCTAGCAATATTAGTTAGATCAACTTCTTAA
- a CDS encoding molecular chaperone DnaJ — MSENNLTSRRISVDLPNNDIERLDQLKREWGLRGRGDVLKRLLEEILPDNQDPIYIQKDISNQKNINSFNSPTSRYNENKALVLIKPSNKEPQDIIDEKSRSVNSQPLHNENLTNTNNKGIDLPGFVSKRTYKLKTSLSNHEKTYFNEENVINTISYDQVNQALKASIDHWLTLYGNEPKDNVIEAAMLWLARDIWPGLENTDGLPFTWSAANRLLKDYCPFWKFKKPSLESIIVIAGLLEDPFSAETITSRIPTLIRRFVNKFKRNKNVTSFQTLESTMTVHGALKLLDLPTQAGASLTLSKVRDSYKSKAMEVHPDSGGSTESMRRVNEAYQLLKDLYRTQD, encoded by the coding sequence GTGTCAGAAAATAATTTGACATCCCGACGCATTTCCGTGGACCTTCCAAATAACGATATTGAACGCTTAGATCAACTTAAAAGGGAGTGGGGTTTGAGAGGCAGGGGTGATGTTTTAAAGAGACTCTTAGAGGAGATATTACCTGATAATCAAGATCCTATATATATTCAAAAGGATATTAGTAATCAAAAGAATATTAATTCCTTTAATAGTCCCACATCTAGATATAATGAAAATAAGGCATTAGTATTAATAAAGCCAAGTAATAAAGAACCTCAAGATATAATAGATGAGAAATCTAGAAGTGTAAATTCTCAACCACTACATAATGAAAACTTAACCAATACAAATAATAAAGGAATAGATCTACCAGGGTTTGTAAGTAAAAGAACTTATAAGTTAAAAACTAGCCTAAGCAACCATGAAAAAACTTATTTTAATGAGGAAAATGTGATCAATACAATTAGTTATGATCAGGTTAATCAAGCCCTAAAAGCTTCGATTGATCACTGGCTAACTCTTTATGGCAATGAACCTAAGGATAATGTAATAGAAGCTGCAATGCTATGGTTAGCAAGAGATATATGGCCAGGGCTAGAGAATACTGATGGGTTACCTTTTACCTGGAGCGCAGCCAATAGGCTTTTAAAGGATTATTGTCCTTTTTGGAAATTTAAGAAGCCAAGCTTAGAAAGTATCATCGTAATAGCTGGTTTATTAGAAGATCCTTTTTCAGCAGAAACTATAACCAGCAGGATACCAACTCTTATTCGCAGATTCGTAAATAAATTCAAGAGGAACAAAAATGTTACTTCATTTCAAACATTGGAGTCGACTATGACAGTTCATGGTGCTTTGAAACTTTTAGATTTACCAACTCAAGCTGGAGCTTCTCTTACTTTATCTAAGGTAAGAGATTCATATAAATCTAAAGCTATGGAGGTACATCCTGATTCAGGAGGCTCTACAGAATCAATGAGAAGAGTAAATGAAGCATATCAATTACTAAAAGACCTATACAGAACGCAGGACTAA
- a CDS encoding ATP adenylyltransferase yields the protein MQNSLDKSNHIDYWSTALDRTKIAIKNKSLLPLETKIINVYHFEDFKFELRRLISKSPPHLNKEGPKMNPFLPSDNNLIIADIGHKHKLILNKYPVQLGHMLLITKSWEPQKGWLTLNDLQALEKVQNNTSGLWFFNSSPISGASQPHRHLQLLRRSQNEVVCPRNLWFENYINLNLESKDSISRSTLVLRINQNEFSSDNLYQKYLMCCKTMGLGNPIENKEPLKAYNLLICKNWFALIIRSREEIKGFNLNALGFAGYLLATDESDIEWLNTFGPEYLLKQVVESN from the coding sequence ATGCAAAATTCTCTGGATAAATCAAATCATATAGATTATTGGAGTACCGCTTTAGACAGGACAAAGATTGCTATAAAAAACAAATCATTATTGCCATTAGAAACCAAGATAATAAATGTTTACCATTTCGAAGACTTTAAATTTGAACTGAGAAGATTGATATCAAAAAGTCCACCTCACCTTAATAAAGAGGGTCCTAAAATGAACCCTTTTCTTCCTTCAGATAATAATTTAATTATTGCTGATATTGGTCATAAACACAAACTTATATTAAACAAGTATCCAGTACAATTAGGTCATATGTTGCTTATTACAAAAAGTTGGGAACCCCAAAAAGGATGGCTAACATTAAATGATTTGCAAGCATTAGAAAAAGTACAAAATAATACTTCTGGTCTTTGGTTTTTCAATAGCTCGCCCATCTCTGGAGCTAGTCAACCCCATAGACACCTACAACTCTTAAGAAGAAGTCAGAACGAAGTAGTATGTCCTAGAAATTTATGGTTTGAAAATTATATAAATCTAAACTTAGAAAGCAAGGATTCCATTTCTAGAAGCACGTTAGTTTTGAGAATTAATCAGAATGAATTTTCATCTGACAATCTTTATCAAAAATATTTGATGTGCTGCAAAACAATGGGCTTGGGAAATCCTATAGAAAATAAGGAACCATTAAAAGCATATAATTTGTTAATTTGCAAGAATTGGTTCGCTCTAATTATTAGGTCCAGGGAGGAAATAAAAGGGTTTAATCTAAATGCATTGGGTTTTGCCGGATATTTACTAGCTACTGACGAGTCAGATATAGAGTGGCTAAATACTTTTGGACCGGAATATCTCTTAAAACAGGTTGTAGAATCTAACTAA